In Synechocystis sp. PCC 6714, the following are encoded in one genomic region:
- a CDS encoding YtxH domain-containing protein translates to MASNNKGGALLAGMVIGGLVGSAVGLLLAPRSGKQTRQLLKKSADALPDLAEDLATTLQLQADYLSEATQRNWQGTLERLKEAIAAGVEASQGTVVSESEAQPKDITVESTLADR, encoded by the coding sequence ATGGCCAGCAATAACAAAGGTGGCGCTCTGTTGGCGGGCATGGTGATTGGTGGTTTAGTGGGATCGGCCGTGGGTTTACTGTTGGCCCCCCGTTCCGGGAAGCAAACCAGGCAACTGTTGAAAAAATCCGCTGATGCTCTGCCAGACCTAGCGGAAGATTTGGCCACTACCCTCCAACTCCAGGCCGATTACCTTTCTGAAGCCACCCAACGCAATTGGCAAGGTACCCTAGAACGGCTCAAAGAGGCGATCGCCGCCGGGGTAGAAGCAAGCCAGGGCACCGTTGTGTCGGAAAGCGAAGCTCAACCGAAGGACATTACGGTGGAAAGTACTTTAGCAGATCGTTAA